Proteins from a genomic interval of Papaver somniferum cultivar HN1 chromosome 4, ASM357369v1, whole genome shotgun sequence:
- the LOC113275121 gene encoding probable membrane-associated 30 kDa protein, chloroplastic: MAMIRASPVTGLSLVPRPYSSSSSSISSNRVVMLRRTPFVNGGAGYLRLSVPTTRPNRCICRGALGTRMNLFNRFARVVKSYVSSILSSFEDPAKIIEQAVLEMNDDLAKMRQATAQALAAQKRLETKQKAAQQASEDWYRRAQLSLEKGDEDLAREALKRRKSYADNATSLKAELDRHNKVVDTLVPNMKLLESKIQEAKLKKDNLIFRYQSAEFATKVSGMLGNLNASSALSAFDKMEEKVMVIESQAEALNQLTTDDLEAKFACLESSTDDDLANLKKEMSGRGRKELLPPGRSAVIVIDAEIETELDESKKKASKY, encoded by the exons ATGGCCATGATCAGAGCTTCTCCAGTTACTGGTTTAAGCTTGGTGCCTagaccatattcttcttcttcgagtTCGATTTCATCTAACCGTGTTGTCATGCTTAGAAGAACCCCATTCGTCAATGGCGGTG CGGGATATCTAAGACTTTCAGTGCCAACCACCCGTCCCAATCGATGCATATGTAGGGGAGCGCTTGGTACCCGAATGAACCTTTTCAATCGTTTCGCTAGAGTTGTGAAG TCTTATGTATCTTCAATCCTTAGCTCCTTTGAAGATCCAGCTAAGATCATAGAGCAAGCTGTGCTTGAAATGAACGACGATTTGGCCAAGATGCGTCAGGCTACTGCGCAG GCGTTAGCAGCTCAAAAGCGATTGGAGACCAAACAGAAAGCTGCACAACAAGCTTCTGAAGACTG gtACCGCAGGGCACAACTTTCTCTTGAGAAAGGAGATGAGGATCTTGCTCGAGAAGCATTGAAGAGGCGTAAATCTTATGCT GATAATGCAACTTCTTTGAAAGCCGAGCTCGACCGGCATAACAAAGTAGTCGACACTCTCGTCCCAAATATGAAG cTTTTGGAAAGCAAAATACAAGAGGCAAAGTTAAAGAAAGACAATCTCATATTTCGTTACCAGTCTGCAGA GTTTGCGACCAAGGTGAGTGGAATGTTGGGGAACTTGAATGCAAGCAGTGCTCTTTCAGCTTTTGACAAGATGGAGGAAAAAG TGATGGTGATAGAGTCTCAGGCAGAGGCACTTAATCAGCTAACCACAGATGATCTCGAAGCAAAG TTTGCATGCCTAGAGAGCTCAACCGATGACGATCTAGCCAATTTGAAGAAAGAAATGTCAGGCAGAGGA AGAAAAGAGTTGCTTCCACCTGGTAGATCAGCAGTCATTGTAATAGATGCAGAGATTGAAACAGAACTAGATGAATCAAAGAAAAAGGCGAGCAAGTACTGA